The following coding sequences lie in one Arachis stenosperma cultivar V10309 chromosome 5, arast.V10309.gnm1.PFL2, whole genome shotgun sequence genomic window:
- the LOC130980926 gene encoding uncharacterized protein LOC130980926, producing MKKGTPFKWETECEEAFQHFKRVLAEPPILAKPQTGETLYLYLAITEETIAAALVRENEKKEQKPIYFISKVLQDTEARYSRLEKLAFALLSASRRLRQYFQAHPITVRTDQAVKQVLQKPDLAGRMLAWSIELSQFQVRFEPRNAIKAQALTDFIAEMTPIKLTPEPWKLHVDGSSNSTHGGAGIILENQNGIIIEQSIRYDFPVSNNQAEYEALLAGLTLAREVDAKVLEVNTDSQVVCSQINGSYQTRDPLLQQYLNKVSELKEGFENITIRHVPRERNARADLLSKLASTKSGHRNRSLIEEVVRSPSVSATISAHLTSSKRESWTYPILQYLLNGTLPPDPKEERRIKREAANYTIIAGQLYKRGFS from the coding sequence ATGAAAAAAGGAACCCCCTTCAAATGGGAGACAGAATGCGAAGAAGCTTTCCAACACTTCAAAAGGGTTCTAGCGGAACCCCCAATCCTCGCAAAACCTCAAACAGGGGAAACACTATACCTGTACCTCGCCATAACGGAAGAAACAATCGCCGCGGCACTCGTCCGGGAAAACgagaaaaaagaacaaaaaccCATATACTTCATAAGCAAGGTCCTACAGGATACGGAAGCCCGTTATTCACGCCTAGAAAAGCTAGCTTTCGCACTCCTCTCGGCTTCCCGACGACTACGACAATACTTCCAAGCTCACCCCATAACGGTCCGAACCGACCAAGCGGTCAAACAGGTATTACAAAAACCCGACCTAGCAGGAAGAATGCTAGCATGGTCCATCGAATTATCCCAATTCCAGGTCAGGTTTGAACCCCGAAACGCCATCAAAGCGCAGGCCTTGACCGATTTCATCGCCGAGATGACACCGATTAAACTCACACCCGAACCATGGAAACTGCACGTCGACGGCTCATCAAACTCCACTCACGGAGGTGCCGGGATTATACTCGAAAACCAAAACGGGATCATAATCGAACAATCAATACGATACGACTTTCCGGTATCAAataaccaagcagaatacgaagccctctTAGCAGGCCTAACCCTAGCCCGAGAAGTCGACGCAAAGGTACTCGAAGTAAATACCGATTCCCAGGTGGTCTGCTCCCAAATAAACGGAAGCTACCAAACCCGGGATCCCTTACTCCAACAATACCTCAACAAGGTAAGTGAATTGAAGGAAGGATTCGAAAACATTACCATACGACACGTCCCCAGGGAACGAAACGCCAGGGCGGACTTACTCTCCAAACTAGCCAGCACAAAATCGGGACACCGTAACAGATCGCTGATCGAGGAGGTCGTTAGGTCGCCTTCCGTATCGGCAACAATCAGCGCACACCTAACATCCTCAAAACGGGAGTCCTGGACATACCCTATCCTGCAGTACCTCCTTAACGGAACCCTACCACCAGACCCAAAAGAGGAAAGGCGAATAAAAAGAGAAGCCGCCAACTACACCATCATAGCAGGACAACTATACAAACGCGGATTCTCGTAG